A stretch of DNA from Micromonospora peucetia:
CCGTGTCGGAGACGACCTCCAGGCCCCGGTTGCTCATGATCTCGGTCGGCGAGCCCTCGCCAGCCACCACGCCCTCCAGGACGGTGCGGGCCAGCTTGTCGTTGAGCTTGCCGGCGTCAACCAGGCCCTGGAGCTCGGCGACCTGCCCCGGGGTGGCCCCGATGTCGGCCAGTTCCACGCCGGTCTCGTTGGCCCGCCGGGACAGCTCGCCCAGCCACCACTTGCGGGCGGCGGCCGGGGTGGCGCCGGCGGCGACCGTGGCCTCGATCAGCTCGACCGCGCCGGCGTTGAGCACGGACTGCATGTCCCCGTCGGAGAGACCCCACTGCTCCTGGAGCCGGCGCCGGTGCAGCCGGGGCAGCTCGGGCAGGGCGGCCTTCAGCTCGGCGACCCAGGCGGTGTCCGGTGCCAACGGCACCAGGTCGGGCTCCGGGAAGTACCGGTAGTCGGTCGCCGTCTCCTTGGACCGGCCCGGCGTGGTGTCACCGGTGTCCTCGTGGAAGTGCCGGGTCTCCTGGATGATCCGGCCGCCCGCGTCGAGCACGGACGCCTGCCGGATGATCTCGGACCGGACGGCCCGCTCGACCGACCGCAGCGAGTTGACGTTCTTGGTCTCCGTGCGGGTGCCCCACTCCTCGCCGGGCAGGTTGAGGGAGGTGTTCACGTCGCAGCGCAGCGAGCCCTCCTCCATCCGCACGTCGGATACGCCCAGTGAGCGGAGCACGTCGCGCAACTCGGTGACGTACGCGCGGGCCACCTCGGGGGCCAGCGCGCCGATGCCGGGAACCGGCCTGGTGACGATCTCCACCAGCGGGATGCCGGCCCGGTTGTAGTCGACCAGCGACTCGGTGGCGCCCTGGATGCGCCCGGTGGCGCCACCGACGTGCAGCGTCTTGCCGGTGTCCTCCTCCAGGTGCACCCGCTCGATGCCGATCCGCACCAGTTCGCCGTTCACCTCGACGTCCAGGTAGCCGTCGAAGCACAGCGGCTCGTCGTACTGGCTGATCTGGAAGTCCTTCGGCATGTCCGGGTAGAAGTAGTTCTTCCGCGCGAACCGGCACCACTCGGCGATCGAGCAGTTCAGCGCCAGGCCGATCCGGATGGTCGCCTCGATGGCGGCCCGGTTGGCGACCGGCAGCGAGCCCGGCAGACCCAGGCAGACCGGGCAGACCCGGGTGTTCGGCTCGCCACCGAAGTCGGTCGGGCAGCCGCAGAACATCTTGGTGTTCGTGCCCAGCTCGACGTGGGTCTCCAGGCCGATCACCGGTTCGTAGCGCGCGACGACCTCGTCGTACGCGGGCAGTGTCGTCGTCATCTGAGCTCCTGCCTCACAGTGCCGGTGGGGTGAAGGTGCCGACGACGCTTTCCAGCGCGGCGGCGACCCGGTACATCCGGTCGTCGGCCATCGTCGGGGCCATGATCTGGAAGCCGACCGGCAGCCCCTCGGAGAGCCCGCACGGCACCGAGATGCCCGGCCCGCCGTACAGGTTCGTCGGGATGGTGAACAGGTCGGCCAGGTACATCTGGTACGGGTCGGCGGTGCGCGCGCCGATCGGGAACGCCACGAACGGGGTGGTCGGCGAGATCAGCGCGTCGACCCGCTCGAAGGCGGCGGTGAAGTCCCGGGTGATCAGCGTCCGGACCTTCTGCGCCTGACCGTAGTAGGCGTCGTAGTAGCCCGACGAGAGCGCGTACGTGCCGAGCATGATCCGGCGCTTGACCTCGGCGCCGAAGCCGGCCTCCCGGGTCAGCGACATGACCTCCTCCAGCGACCGGTTGCCGTCGTCGCCGACCCGCAGGCCGAACCGGACGCCGTCGAACCGGGCCAGGTTGGAGGAGGCCTCGCTCGGGGCGATCAGGTAGTACGCCGGCAGCGCGTACCTGAAGTGGGGGCAGGACACCTCGACGATCTCGGCGCCCAGCTTGGCCAGCGCGTCGACCGACTCGTGGAACGCCGCCATCACGCCCGGCTCGGCGCCCTCGCCGACGAACTCGCTGACGATGCCGAGCTTCACGCCGGTCAGGTCGCCGGTCGCGCCGAGCCTGGCGGCGGCCACCACGTCCGGTACGGGCTGTGGGATCGAGGTGGAGTCGCGCGGGTCGTGCCCACCGATCACCTCGTGCAGCAGCGCCGCGTCCAGCACGTTCCGGGCGCAGGGGCCGGGCGTGTCGAGGGAGGAGGAGAACGCCACCAGACCGTATCGGGAGGTGCCGCCGTAGGTGGGCTTGGCGCCGACGGTGCCGGTGACCGCGCCGGGCTGGCGGATCGAGCCGCCGGTGTCGGAGCCGATCGCCAGCGGCGCCTCGTACGCGGCCAGCGCCGCGGAGCTGCCACCGCCCGAACCACCGGGAATGCGGCTCAGGTCCCACGGGTTGTGGGTCGGCCCGTACGCCGAGTATTCCGTGGAGGAGCCCATCGCGAACTCGTCCATGTTGGTCTTGCCGAGCATCACCGTGCCGGCGGCGCGCAGCCGCTGCACGATCGTCGAGTCGTACGGCGGACGCCAGCCCTCCAGGATCTTCGACCCGACGGTGGTCGGCACGCCCTTGGTGGTCAGCACGTCCTTCACGGCGACCGGCACACCGGCCAGCGGGCCCAGTTCCTCACCGGCGGCGCGGCGGGCGTCGACCTCGGCGGCAGCGGCGAGCGCGCCCTCGGAGTCGACGTGCAGGAACGCGTGCACCCGGTCGTCGACGGCGGCGATCCGGTCCAGGTGTGCGCGGGTGACCTCGACGGCGGAGGCCTCACCGGCGGCGACGAGCCCCGCGATCTCCGTCGCGGTCAGTCTGGTCAGGTCACTGCGCTCGCTCATGACGCCACATCCTCATCCAGGATCCGCGGTACGCGGAACCGCTGTGCCTCGGCGTCGGGCGCACCCGACAGCGCCTCCTGCGGGGTCAGCCCGGGCACCACGACGTCGTCCCGCAGGACGTTGGTCAGCGGCACCGAGTGCGACGTCGGCGGGATGTCCGCCGCGGCGACCTCGCCGACCTGCGCGACCGCCTGGAGGATCACGTCGAGCTGGCCGGCGAAGGTGTCCAGCTCCTCCTCCGTGACGGCGAGCCGCGACAGTCGCGCCAGGTGCGCGACCTCCTCGCGGGAGATGGCGGCCATCGGTGCCCCCTTCGTGACGGTGCTGTGGGTCGGACCGGTGTCGGCCGCGCGGCCGAGGTGCGTGACGCGCGGTGACCGGAGCGAGTCTATTGTTCCGCCCCGGCGGCGCGTCCCCGACTCCCCCTTTGGCGGGGCGGGGCGTCGTCCGCCGACCCGCCGCGCCTGCGGGACGGGTGATTCAGCGGGCGTGCCGGCGGGGAATCTCCGCGTCGGGGCTGGGCGTCGGGCGGACCGGCCGGTAGCGGGCGAGCCAGCCGGCCAGTTCCTCGGCCGGCATCGGCCGGGCGTAGAACCAGCCCTGCGCCGCGTCGCAGCCCGCCGCGTACAGCATGCGCCAGGTGCGCTCGTCCTCGACGCCCTCGGCGACCACCCGTAGCCCGAGCGCCTTCGCCAGCTCGATCGTCGACTTGACGATGGCCGCGTCGTCGGCGTCCTCGGCCATCCCCAGCACGAAGGAGCGGTCCACCTTCACCTCGGACAGCGGCAGCCGCCGCAGGTGCTGGAGGGAGGAGTAGCCGGTGCCGAAGTCGTCCAGCGCGATGCCCACGCCGATCCGGTGCAGTCGGGTGATGGTGGCCAGCACCCGACGCGGGTCGGCCATCAGGGCGCCCTCCGTGATCTCCAGTTGCAGCCGCTGCGGCGACACGCCGTACCGGGCGAGCCGGTCGGCGATCTGGTCGGCGATCTCGCCGGTGTGCAGGTCCCGCACGCTGACGTTGAGCGCCGCCGGCAGATCCATTCCGGCGGCCGACCACTTGGCTAGCTGTTCCACCACGTCGTCCACCACCCGACGGGTGAGCAGCCGCATCACCGCGCTCTGCTCGGCGACCCGGATCAGCTCCTCCGGGTCCACCATCCCCCGGCGGGGGTGCCGCCAGCGCAGCAGCGCCTCCACGCCGACCACCTCGCCGGTCGCGATGGCGACCTGCGGCTGGTAGTACATGGTGATCTCGCCCGCGTCGACGGCCGGGTCGGGGTCCGCGACGCGCCGGCCGGCCGCGTCGAGCCGGGCACCCCGCCGGCCCGCCGGGACGCGGTCGCCGCCGCGATCCGCCGCGCCGTCGTCGGCGGGCGGACCCTGCCCGCGTACGACCGTGGCACCCGGCCTGCCGGGGCGCCCGACGCCGTCGCGGCGGCCGGGGCCGTCGCCGTGGTGGGGACCGGCGCCGCGGTCGGGGTCGGGTTCCGGAGCGGCCACGGCCCGGCGGCGGATCGGGTCGGCGGCGGTGACGATCCGGTTGATCAGCTCGTCGGTGTGCGGCGGCTCCGGCCGCTGCCTGCGACGGCGCAGCCGCCAGCGGCCGGCCCCGGGGGCGAGGCCCACACCCTCGGCCGGGAGTTCGGCCCCGTCCCCGCCCCGCGCGCTGACGGCCCGCCCGTCACCCCGCGCGCCGCCGGCCCGCCCGTCACCCGGCGGGCGGCTGCCCGACGTCGGCCCCGCCCCGACGGCCACCGCCCCGTCACCCGCGACGGCCACCGCCGCGTCGCCCCGAACGGCCACCACCCCGTCGCGCGGGGCACCGTCACCGCCCACGCCCGCCACGGGCGGGTCGCCGGCCGGGCGGCCCGCCTCCAGCACCCGGCGCAGGTCCGCGAGCAGGGCGAGCCGCTCGGCGGAGTTGTGGTCGGACTCGGCCGCGTAGACCGCCACGGTGTCGTTGCGGTGCTTGGCGTCGTACATCGCCACGTCGGCGTGGCGCATCAGGGTCGCGAAGTCCTCGCCGTGCTCGGGGAAGAGCGCGACGCCGATCGAGCCGCCCACGTCGAGCGGCAGCCCGTCCAGCGACACCGGTTCGGCCAACGCGCGGACCACCCGGCCGGCGAGCTCGCGGGCTTCGTCGACGTCGGCCAGGCCGGTCATCACGATGGCGAACTCGTCCCCGCCCAGCCGGGCGACCATGCCCTCACCGACCACGTCGGTCAGCCGGGCGCTCACCTCGACCAGCAGCCGGTCCCCCACCGCGTGCCCGAGCGCGTCGTTGACGTTCTTGAACCGGTCGAGGTCGATCAGGAGCAGCGCCAGCCGGGCACCGGGCTCGCCGCGGGCCGCCCGTTCGGCGTGCAGGTGCACCTGCTCGCCGACCTCGGCCAGCAGCGCCTTGCGATTGGGCAGGCCGGTGAGCGGGTCCAGGGAGGCGAGCTGCTGCTGCTCGACGCTGAGCCGGGCCATCCGGTAGACGGCGAACAGCGGCACCAGCACCAGCGGGATCAACGCCGCGCTGGCCCGCGCCGCCGTGACCAGCACCGGGGCGAGCAGCAGCAACGAGCCGGTGGAGAGCAGCTCGAAGCCCAGCCCCTGCCGCAGGCTGGGCCACCACCGGTCGCCGAAGCGCAACCGGACGGCCACGCTGACCAGCGCGTAGTTGACGGCGAACCAGGCCACCGTCGCGCCGCCCACCGCCAGCACATCCGTCCCACGCAGCCGCCCGCCGTCGAAGATGCTCCCGGGCCCCAGCCAGGTGACCGCGTACGCGGCGCCCAGGGCCCCGGCGTACTGGGCGGCGTTGAAGGCGGTCCGCCACGGCGCATGGCCCATCCGCCAGCCGGAGACGACCACGGCCACCGCCTGCACCAGGATCGCCGGGCCGAACCCCCAACCGAGCAGGATGGCGAAGGTGAAGCAGGTGGACGGGAAGACGGCGGAGGTCTGCCGGCGGCCGGGCGGGACGAACGGGCGCGCG
This window harbors:
- the gatB gene encoding Asp-tRNA(Asn)/Glu-tRNA(Gln) amidotransferase subunit GatB, coding for MTTTLPAYDEVVARYEPVIGLETHVELGTNTKMFCGCPTDFGGEPNTRVCPVCLGLPGSLPVANRAAIEATIRIGLALNCSIAEWCRFARKNYFYPDMPKDFQISQYDEPLCFDGYLDVEVNGELVRIGIERVHLEEDTGKTLHVGGATGRIQGATESLVDYNRAGIPLVEIVTRPVPGIGALAPEVARAYVTELRDVLRSLGVSDVRMEEGSLRCDVNTSLNLPGEEWGTRTETKNVNSLRSVERAVRSEIIRQASVLDAGGRIIQETRHFHEDTGDTTPGRSKETATDYRYFPEPDLVPLAPDTAWVAELKAALPELPRLHRRRLQEQWGLSDGDMQSVLNAGAVELIEATVAAGATPAAARKWWLGELSRRANETGVELADIGATPGQVAELQGLVDAGKLNDKLARTVLEGVVAGEGSPTEIMSNRGLEVVSDTGALTAAVDEAIAANPDIADKIRSGKVAAAGALVGAVMKTTRGQADAKTVRDLILERLTAQS
- the gatA gene encoding Asp-tRNA(Asn)/Glu-tRNA(Gln) amidotransferase subunit GatA, whose amino-acid sequence is MSERSDLTRLTATEIAGLVAAGEASAVEVTRAHLDRIAAVDDRVHAFLHVDSEGALAAAAEVDARRAAGEELGPLAGVPVAVKDVLTTKGVPTTVGSKILEGWRPPYDSTIVQRLRAAGTVMLGKTNMDEFAMGSSTEYSAYGPTHNPWDLSRIPGGSGGGSSAALAAYEAPLAIGSDTGGSIRQPGAVTGTVGAKPTYGGTSRYGLVAFSSSLDTPGPCARNVLDAALLHEVIGGHDPRDSTSIPQPVPDVVAAARLGATGDLTGVKLGIVSEFVGEGAEPGVMAAFHESVDALAKLGAEIVEVSCPHFRYALPAYYLIAPSEASSNLARFDGVRFGLRVGDDGNRSLEEVMSLTREAGFGAEVKRRIMLGTYALSSGYYDAYYGQAQKVRTLITRDFTAAFERVDALISPTTPFVAFPIGARTADPYQMYLADLFTIPTNLYGGPGISVPCGLSEGLPVGFQIMAPTMADDRMYRVAAALESVVGTFTPPAL
- the gatC gene encoding Asp-tRNA(Asn)/Glu-tRNA(Gln) amidotransferase subunit GatC, translated to MAAISREEVAHLARLSRLAVTEEELDTFAGQLDVILQAVAQVGEVAAADIPPTSHSVPLTNVLRDDVVVPGLTPQEALSGAPDAEAQRFRVPRILDEDVAS
- a CDS encoding GGDEF domain-containing phosphodiesterase, which codes for MEAADSRNSVPPGRTRPFFVFVWSVVALAAVLCVRPLLDLPAELPRLPVAFWVMAALAVGCDARPFVPPGRRQTSAVFPSTCFTFAILLGWGFGPAILVQAVAVVVSGWRMGHAPWRTAFNAAQYAGALGAAYAVTWLGPGSIFDGGRLRGTDVLAVGGATVAWFAVNYALVSVAVRLRFGDRWWPSLRQGLGFELLSTGSLLLLAPVLVTAARASAALIPLVLVPLFAVYRMARLSVEQQQLASLDPLTGLPNRKALLAEVGEQVHLHAERAARGEPGARLALLLIDLDRFKNVNDALGHAVGDRLLVEVSARLTDVVGEGMVARLGGDEFAIVMTGLADVDEARELAGRVVRALAEPVSLDGLPLDVGGSIGVALFPEHGEDFATLMRHADVAMYDAKHRNDTVAVYAAESDHNSAERLALLADLRRVLEAGRPAGDPPVAGVGGDGAPRDGVVAVRGDAAVAVAGDGAVAVGAGPTSGSRPPGDGRAGGARGDGRAVSARGGDGAELPAEGVGLAPGAGRWRLRRRRQRPEPPHTDELINRIVTAADPIRRRAVAAPEPDPDRGAGPHHGDGPGRRDGVGRPGRPGATVVRGQGPPADDGAADRGGDRVPAGRRGARLDAAGRRVADPDPAVDAGEITMYYQPQVAIATGEVVGVEALLRWRHPRRGMVDPEELIRVAEQSAVMRLLTRRVVDDVVEQLAKWSAAGMDLPAALNVSVRDLHTGEIADQIADRLARYGVSPQRLQLEITEGALMADPRRVLATITRLHRIGVGIALDDFGTGYSSLQHLRRLPLSEVKVDRSFVLGMAEDADDAAIVKSTIELAKALGLRVVAEGVEDERTWRMLYAAGCDAAQGWFYARPMPAEELAGWLARYRPVRPTPSPDAEIPRRHAR